The following are from one region of the Rosistilla carotiformis genome:
- a CDS encoding DNA translocase FtsK has product MAEPVAAPEAPRSIRRDVAAIALAAFTTILAVSLFTFDPADPVEPPVWPLSSLYTPDALVFPQNGRITNACGYWGAILAGSLLTGAGVGACLVVSVLGGTAIAILLRGGVSAPMMRSLGWTLVLLSLTTGASLSQFDLAHMPLVGAGGYLGAMSSAWLRLHFASAGAWILTFTCLMFGMLMATDYILVYATGKVASTSAKTSVAGLRQVGKILPKKSLHAGTLRTDIDDSSYLEGDDADEPQDEAEPVSQPSVRIRGRKPEQLTAADDVDALVETAPEIEAEVAEEPQEVAEPEAPEPQTRDIVVEDETVNLRLDPPHEETPDKHELKVKTKQNRKPNTDSLSDAMREQMPEGADDYLLPSVTLLDESDDICYDDQLVEVRRKARLLEQAFADFNLNVRVKEIETGPVIAQYEVELEKGLRLNKITGLADDLAIALRVPTVRIVAPIPGKNTVGIEVPNDTRQTVHLREVIEECAGSANKMNIPIFLGKDVSGNPLTVDLAKMPHLLIAGRTGTGKSVCLNSIITSILMTRRPDEVRMLMIDPKMVELSGYGRLPHLMHPVVTDMKKAEAILSWAVDKMEERYALLAKVGVRHINGYNQLGREELERRFQPEDEEQAANIPDHLPFIVIVADEMADLMMTSGKDAETHIIRLAQKSRAVGIHLILATQKPTVDVITGLIKSNLPARLSFQVASSSDSRVVLDANGADKLLGNGDMLFLWPGTSTMIRGQGTYLGDDEIDRVVDHCSMTEQNFVGELMNLKVKDEEGAAGGEENVTALRRRDDLYESAIEVVLNEGRGSLSLLQRALGIGYGRAARMIDFMAEDGIVGQYNGAQAREVIITASQWEAMKNGSAEAGEPAKPKKKAAKPLRAVSEPNDWDDDADLDDDEMDVVSMDYEEETEDSWET; this is encoded by the coding sequence ATGGCCGAGCCTGTCGCCGCCCCTGAGGCGCCGCGGAGCATTCGACGCGACGTCGCTGCGATTGCCCTCGCTGCGTTCACGACGATCTTGGCTGTGTCGCTGTTCACCTTCGACCCCGCCGATCCGGTTGAACCTCCCGTCTGGCCTCTCAGTTCGCTGTACACTCCCGACGCGCTGGTCTTCCCGCAGAACGGTCGGATCACCAATGCCTGCGGTTATTGGGGAGCCATCTTGGCCGGGTCGCTATTGACCGGCGCCGGCGTCGGAGCCTGTCTTGTCGTTTCGGTGTTGGGTGGAACCGCAATCGCGATCCTGTTGCGCGGAGGTGTCTCGGCGCCGATGATGCGTTCGTTGGGATGGACGTTGGTGTTGTTGTCGCTGACGACCGGTGCTTCCCTTTCCCAGTTCGATCTGGCCCACATGCCGTTGGTCGGCGCCGGTGGCTATCTTGGCGCGATGAGTAGTGCTTGGCTGCGGCTGCATTTTGCATCGGCGGGTGCCTGGATCTTGACGTTCACCTGCCTGATGTTCGGTATGTTGATGGCGACCGACTACATCTTGGTCTATGCGACCGGGAAAGTCGCCAGCACCAGCGCAAAGACGTCGGTGGCCGGCCTACGTCAGGTGGGCAAAATCCTTCCCAAGAAATCCCTGCACGCCGGAACGCTACGCACCGACATCGACGATTCTAGCTACCTGGAAGGTGACGACGCGGACGAACCGCAGGACGAAGCGGAACCGGTATCGCAGCCAAGCGTACGGATTCGCGGTCGCAAGCCGGAGCAGTTGACGGCTGCGGACGATGTCGATGCGTTGGTCGAAACGGCACCAGAGATCGAAGCCGAAGTGGCCGAAGAACCGCAAGAGGTTGCCGAACCCGAAGCGCCCGAACCGCAGACCCGCGACATCGTGGTCGAGGACGAGACCGTCAACCTGCGCTTGGATCCGCCTCACGAAGAGACGCCCGATAAGCACGAATTGAAGGTCAAGACAAAACAGAATCGGAAACCGAATACCGATTCACTGTCCGACGCGATGCGGGAACAAATGCCCGAAGGGGCCGACGACTATCTGTTGCCTTCGGTTACGTTGTTGGATGAATCGGACGACATCTGCTACGACGATCAATTGGTCGAAGTCCGTCGCAAAGCTCGTCTGTTGGAACAAGCCTTCGCTGACTTCAACCTCAACGTCCGCGTCAAAGAGATCGAAACCGGTCCCGTGATCGCGCAGTACGAAGTCGAACTGGAAAAGGGCCTGCGATTAAACAAGATCACCGGCTTGGCCGACGACCTGGCGATCGCCCTGCGCGTGCCAACGGTTCGTATCGTCGCACCGATCCCAGGAAAAAACACGGTCGGAATCGAAGTTCCCAACGACACACGGCAGACCGTGCACTTGCGTGAAGTGATCGAAGAGTGCGCCGGTTCGGCGAACAAGATGAACATTCCGATCTTCTTGGGCAAAGACGTCTCGGGAAATCCGCTGACCGTCGATCTGGCCAAGATGCCTCACCTGTTGATCGCTGGCCGGACCGGTACCGGTAAAAGCGTTTGCTTGAACTCGATCATTACATCGATCCTGATGACACGACGTCCCGACGAGGTGCGGATGCTGATGATCGACCCTAAGATGGTCGAATTGTCCGGCTATGGACGGTTGCCCCACCTGATGCATCCGGTCGTGACCGACATGAAAAAGGCCGAAGCGATCCTGTCGTGGGCCGTCGACAAGATGGAGGAGAGGTACGCATTGTTGGCGAAAGTAGGCGTTCGACACATCAACGGCTACAACCAATTGGGACGCGAAGAACTGGAACGCCGCTTCCAACCCGAAGACGAAGAACAAGCGGCCAACATTCCCGATCATCTCCCGTTCATCGTCATCGTCGCGGACGAAATGGCTGACTTGATGATGACCAGCGGCAAAGATGCCGAAACGCACATCATTCGTTTGGCTCAGAAAAGTCGTGCCGTCGGCATCCACTTGATTCTCGCCACCCAAAAGCCAACGGTCGATGTTATCACCGGTCTGATCAAAAGTAACCTGCCAGCGAGGCTCTCATTCCAGGTCGCCAGCAGCAGCGATAGCCGCGTGGTTCTGGATGCCAACGGAGCGGACAAGCTGTTGGGCAACGGCGATATGTTATTCCTGTGGCCGGGAACCAGCACGATGATCCGTGGCCAGGGCACCTACCTCGGCGACGATGAAATCGATCGCGTGGTCGACCACTGCAGCATGACCGAGCAGAACTTTGTCGGCGAGCTGATGAATTTGAAGGTCAAGGACGAAGAAGGGGCCGCCGGTGGCGAAGAAAACGTCACCGCACTGCGCCGCCGCGACGACCTGTACGAGAGTGCAATCGAAGTCGTCCTCAACGAAGGGCGAGGCAGTTTGTCGTTGCTGCAACGTGCGTTGGGCATCGGCTACGGCCGCGCCGCTCGAATGATCGACTTCATGGCTGAAGACGGGATCGTCGGCCAATACAATGGCGCTCAGGCGAGGGAAGTCATCATCACCGCGTCGCAGTGGGAAGCGATGAAAAACGGAAGCGCGGAGGCTGGCGAACCGGCGAAACCAAAGAAGAAGGCCGCCAAACCGTTGCGAGCCGTGAGTGAGCCCAACGACTGGGACGACGATGCGGACCTCGACGACGACGAGATGGATGTCGTCTCGATGGATTACGAAGAAGAAACCGAAGATAGCTGGGAAACGTAA
- the tssK gene encoding type VI secretion system baseplate subunit TssK: MFVNAPVHWHEGMFLRPQHFQISERNIQDQIRDNVQWNRHFSWGLRRFRLDPTALANNRIVVSELALRMRDGTLVAYPESGSLPELDLRHAMVGKQTLTLFAAIPKLETAAASTRYRVESLDLEDANSGQNPRPIQLRRLNVRLLSDADDHAGYSTMPLLRVRRADHAEGAPELDRTFIPPLLAVDAWATLEQEIVRPVFDRIGKKLDLVSNQVVSRGITFDSTSQGDRMILEQMRVMNEAYAELSVQAFTPGIHPLEVFHQLLSFVGRMAVFTAARRVPDLPKYDHDDLGSCFWTARRLVDGVLDAVIEAEYSERAFVGAGQRVQVALEPAWLEPGQRLFVAVASSLPTEQTRMLVEKRLDMKIGAGSTVDELYRLGRAGLQFSHHADPPRCLPMRPGRVFFSVDPKASVDQWAAVERGLSLAVRFNENLIAGDVQNRRAIDVVIDGRPATLEFVLYVVPPSAV; this comes from the coding sequence ATGTTTGTTAACGCGCCAGTACATTGGCATGAAGGAATGTTTCTGAGACCACAGCACTTTCAGATCTCCGAACGCAACATCCAAGATCAGATCCGCGACAACGTCCAATGGAACCGCCACTTCAGCTGGGGTCTGCGACGCTTCCGGCTCGACCCCACCGCCCTGGCAAACAACCGAATCGTCGTTTCCGAACTCGCGTTGCGGATGCGTGACGGTACCCTGGTGGCGTATCCCGAATCGGGCAGCCTACCGGAATTGGATCTGCGTCACGCGATGGTCGGCAAGCAAACGTTGACACTGTTTGCGGCGATTCCGAAACTGGAAACTGCCGCCGCATCCACTCGATATCGTGTCGAATCGCTCGATTTGGAAGACGCCAATTCCGGCCAGAACCCGCGTCCGATTCAGCTGCGTCGATTGAACGTTCGGTTGCTTTCCGACGCCGACGATCATGCCGGTTATTCCACGATGCCACTGTTGCGCGTTCGCCGCGCCGACCACGCTGAAGGAGCTCCCGAGCTGGACCGAACCTTCATTCCGCCGCTGCTGGCCGTGGATGCTTGGGCGACGCTGGAGCAAGAAATCGTCCGACCGGTGTTCGATCGAATCGGAAAAAAGTTGGATCTCGTTTCCAACCAAGTCGTTTCGCGGGGGATCACGTTCGATTCGACTTCGCAAGGCGATCGCATGATCCTGGAACAAATGCGGGTGATGAATGAGGCTTACGCAGAATTGAGCGTGCAGGCCTTCACGCCGGGGATCCATCCGTTGGAGGTTTTCCACCAGTTGTTGAGTTTCGTCGGCCGGATGGCGGTCTTTACCGCAGCACGCCGGGTACCGGATCTGCCGAAATACGATCACGATGATTTGGGCAGCTGCTTCTGGACGGCACGGCGGCTGGTCGATGGCGTCTTGGACGCAGTCATCGAAGCCGAATACAGCGAGCGGGCGTTTGTTGGAGCCGGGCAACGGGTGCAGGTTGCTTTGGAACCGGCTTGGTTGGAACCTGGCCAGCGTTTGTTCGTCGCCGTGGCTTCGTCGCTGCCGACGGAACAGACGCGGATGCTGGTCGAAAAACGCTTGGATATGAAGATTGGGGCCGGCAGCACCGTCGACGAACTGTATCGGTTAGGTCGCGCGGGGCTGCAGTTCAGCCACCACGCCGATCCGCCACGCTGCTTGCCGATGCGTCCTGGACGAGTCTTCTTCAGCGTCGACCCGAAAGCCTCGGTCGACCAATGGGCCGCCGTCGAACGTGGACTCTCGCTGGCCGTTCGCTTTAATGAGAATCTGATCGCAGGCGACGTGCAAAACCGCCGCGCGATCGACGTGGTGATCGATGGCCGACCCGCGACGTTGGAGTTTGTCCTGTACGTGGTCCCGCCGTCGGCGGTCTAA
- a CDS encoding arsenate reductase ArsC has product MTTKTKLLFLCTGNSCRSQMAEGWTRHFHGDSLEVYSAGIEAHGLNPNAVAVMSEAGVDISGQSSKLVSLFSDVPLDVVITVCGHADENCPIFRTEAKVIHVGFDDPPKLAREAASPAEAMGHYRRVRDEIRDFVRDRLRSSMG; this is encoded by the coding sequence ATGACGACAAAAACGAAGCTGCTGTTTCTGTGCACCGGAAATTCATGTCGCAGCCAGATGGCAGAAGGTTGGACGCGGCATTTTCACGGGGATTCGTTGGAAGTCTATTCGGCGGGGATCGAAGCACATGGCCTCAATCCCAACGCGGTGGCAGTGATGAGTGAGGCGGGAGTCGATATTTCGGGGCAGTCGTCCAAATTGGTCAGCTTGTTTTCCGACGTGCCATTGGACGTCGTGATCACGGTTTGTGGCCATGCCGACGAAAACTGCCCGATATTTCGAACCGAAGCCAAAGTGATTCACGTCGGTTTTGACGATCCCCCGAAACTTGCCCGCGAGGCGGCCAGTCCGGCGGAAGCGATGGGCCACTATCGCCGTGTCCGCGATGAGATCCGCGATTTTGTTCGCGATCGCCTGCGCTCAAGCATGGGCTAA
- the arsA gene encoding arsenical pump-driving ATPase: MDFIKVPTRNLFFTGKGGVGKTSLASATAVHLADRGHRVLLVSTDPASNLDEVLGTPLGNDPTPVAAVPNLYGMNIDPEAAATAYRERMVGPYRGVLPDAAVKSMEEQFSGSCTVEIAAFDEFSKLLGDPSATAAFDHVIFDTAPTGHTLRLLTLPSAWSGFMETNTSGTSCLGPLAGLQAQQAIYRQTVAALSDASVTTLVLVARPESSAFSEAARTSAELRKLGVTNQHLVINGVFCSEEANDAVAMALQQRGEAAMAGMPAETQSLPQTIVPWSWSGLMGIEALRRIGQPTETDASADLQTAPIGTIPSGLGSLVDELAQAGHGVILAMGKGGVGKTTIASAVAVALAQRGLPVHLSTTDPAAHLAATMTADALPGLTVGRIDPAAETEAYKAEVLRTAGENLDPDGLALLEEDLRSPCTEEVAVFRAFAKAVAEGTDRFVVLDTAPTGHTVLLLDAAMAYHREVTRQTQQMPEAVQNLLPRLRDPQFTHVLLVTLPEATPVHEAATLQADLRRAQIEPFAWVINQSLVPLAVTDVSLRRRQQHELRFIHEVQSEHSQRLALVPWQIEPPTGVQGLARLTSANNPKLESPVSR; encoded by the coding sequence ATGGATTTCATCAAAGTACCGACGCGGAATTTGTTCTTTACCGGAAAAGGGGGCGTCGGCAAAACTTCGCTGGCTTCTGCGACGGCGGTGCATTTAGCGGATCGTGGCCATCGTGTGTTGTTGGTTTCCACCGATCCGGCCTCGAATCTCGACGAGGTGTTGGGAACGCCCTTGGGGAACGACCCCACCCCGGTGGCGGCGGTTCCCAATCTGTACGGGATGAATATCGATCCCGAAGCGGCGGCCACTGCCTACCGGGAACGGATGGTCGGCCCCTACCGTGGCGTGTTGCCCGATGCCGCGGTCAAGAGCATGGAGGAACAGTTTTCAGGTTCCTGCACGGTCGAGATTGCTGCGTTTGATGAATTTTCAAAATTACTGGGCGATCCAAGCGCGACCGCGGCGTTTGACCATGTGATCTTCGACACCGCTCCCACCGGGCACACATTGCGTCTGCTCACCTTACCGTCGGCTTGGTCGGGCTTCATGGAAACCAATACGTCGGGGACGTCATGCCTTGGTCCGTTGGCGGGACTGCAAGCGCAGCAAGCCATCTACCGACAAACGGTCGCCGCACTCAGCGATGCCAGTGTGACCACGCTGGTTTTGGTCGCCCGGCCGGAATCCTCAGCATTTAGCGAGGCGGCGCGAACAAGTGCCGAATTGCGGAAACTGGGGGTGACCAACCAACACTTGGTCATCAACGGAGTGTTTTGTAGCGAGGAGGCAAACGATGCGGTCGCGATGGCGTTGCAACAACGGGGCGAGGCGGCGATGGCCGGCATGCCCGCGGAAACCCAATCTCTTCCACAAACGATCGTGCCGTGGTCGTGGTCGGGACTGATGGGTATCGAAGCACTGCGTCGTATTGGCCAACCGACGGAAACGGATGCGTCCGCGGATCTACAAACCGCACCGATCGGCACCATCCCCAGCGGACTCGGATCGTTAGTCGATGAACTGGCACAAGCTGGGCACGGCGTGATTCTGGCGATGGGCAAGGGAGGGGTCGGCAAGACAACGATTGCCTCCGCCGTGGCGGTAGCGTTGGCCCAACGCGGATTGCCCGTTCATCTGTCGACCACCGATCCGGCGGCGCATCTGGCAGCGACGATGACGGCCGACGCGTTGCCAGGGCTGACGGTCGGACGGATCGATCCGGCGGCAGAAACGGAAGCCTACAAGGCGGAAGTCTTGCGAACCGCCGGTGAAAACCTGGATCCCGACGGCCTCGCACTGCTGGAAGAAGACCTCCGTTCCCCATGCACCGAAGAGGTCGCCGTCTTTCGCGCGTTTGCGAAAGCCGTCGCCGAAGGGACCGACCGATTTGTCGTGTTGGATACCGCGCCGACCGGACATACGGTTTTGTTGTTGGATGCCGCGATGGCCTATCATCGCGAAGTGACACGCCAAACCCAACAGATGCCCGAAGCGGTGCAGAACCTGTTGCCACGATTGCGAGATCCTCAGTTTACTCACGTATTGCTGGTCACGCTGCCCGAAGCGACCCCCGTCCACGAAGCGGCAACGCTGCAAGCAGATCTTCGTCGCGCTCAAATCGAACCGTTCGCGTGGGTGATCAATCAAAGCCTCGTGCCATTGGCGGTGACCGACGTCTCTTTGCGTCGTCGCCAACAACACGAACTGCGATTCATCCACGAGGTACAATCGGAGCACAGCCAACGACTGGCCTTGGTTCCGTGGCAGATCGAACCGCCCACGGGTGTTCAAGGTCTGGCTCGCTTAACGTCGGCGAACAACCCAAAACTTGAGTCCCCTGTTTCTCGCTAA
- the arsD gene encoding arsenite efflux transporter metallochaperone ArsD — MKKVSIYDKAMCCSTGVCGPQVDPVLPRFAADLDWLAAQGHEVHRFNLAQNPAEFANNPSVQQMLTDAGIDCLPLVIVDDQIVSRGEYPSRDNLAMWTDTPLKRPVSLPVSGAGGCCGDTGCC, encoded by the coding sequence ATGAAGAAGGTATCGATTTACGACAAAGCGATGTGTTGTTCCACAGGAGTTTGCGGTCCGCAGGTCGACCCCGTGTTGCCTCGATTTGCTGCTGATTTGGACTGGTTGGCCGCTCAAGGGCACGAAGTCCACCGGTTCAACTTGGCTCAAAATCCCGCCGAGTTCGCAAACAACCCGAGCGTGCAACAGATGTTGACCGATGCGGGGATAGATTGCCTGCCGTTGGTCATCGTCGATGATCAGATCGTCAGTCGCGGCGAATACCCTTCACGTGACAACCTAGCGATGTGGACCGACACGCCGCTGAAGCGACCGGTTTCATTGCCCGTCAGCGGAGCCGGTGGGTGCTGTGGCGACACAGGCTGCTGTTAG
- a CDS encoding ArsR/SmtB family transcription factor, which yields MVKRASSNKPCDSTPVPLAPDASATDFAKLAWAIAHPARVQIVRLLIGRKACVCGDIVAQLPLAQSTVSQHLKILKESGLIEGEVDGPKVCYCINHERLARLKTLIAEL from the coding sequence ATGGTTAAGCGAGCAAGTTCCAACAAGCCGTGTGATTCGACGCCGGTGCCACTGGCGCCCGACGCGTCGGCGACTGACTTTGCCAAACTGGCTTGGGCGATTGCCCATCCAGCGCGGGTCCAAATCGTCCGCCTATTGATAGGACGGAAGGCCTGCGTTTGCGGTGATATTGTCGCGCAATTGCCACTGGCACAATCCACCGTATCTCAACACTTGAAGATCTTGAAGGAATCGGGTTTGATCGAAGGGGAAGTCGATGGGCCCAAGGTCTGCTATTGTATTAACCACGAACGACTGGCGCGACTGAAAACATTGATCGCCGAATTGTAG
- a CDS encoding 6-phosphofructokinase codes for MTQEIKRVAILFAGGPAPAANSVIATAASSFMKEGIEVYGIKHGYSSLAEYTAAGPMREGVDYIKFTNEMLAHARTSRGIMIGTARTNPGKHVSSPEHLDDAELSAPLRRVYEGLVSMGVDALISIGGDDTLKTANKMKMFQDRLPADAKKFPVVHLPKTIDNDYMGIDFTFGYFTAVETLAEEIRNLNYDASAGRAYFICEAMGRSAGWLAYGAAIAGEASMVLSVEDIAGSLRGEEVVNAETGETRPVMEIDRVIDRMVDMMLARERQGREYGVIVIAEGLAEFLPSKQLEGIDRDEHGHIAIAQINLGAMISGLLARRYQERTGKSRKVNGLQLGYECRCAPPHAFDVMLGSQLGVGAYRALHEEKLNGVMVSVSGQLDLHFVPFEKLVDPETLVTKVRFIERDSDFYKLARFLETCVED; via the coding sequence ATGACACAAGAAATCAAACGCGTCGCCATCTTGTTTGCTGGCGGTCCTGCCCCCGCTGCTAATTCCGTGATCGCAACCGCTGCCTCGTCGTTTATGAAGGAAGGTATCGAAGTTTATGGGATCAAGCACGGCTACAGCAGCCTGGCCGAATACACCGCAGCGGGCCCGATGCGTGAAGGTGTCGATTACATCAAATTCACCAATGAGATGTTGGCTCATGCGCGGACCAGTCGTGGGATCATGATCGGAACCGCTCGGACCAACCCAGGCAAGCACGTCTCCAGCCCCGAGCATCTCGATGACGCCGAGCTATCGGCTCCGCTCCGTCGCGTTTACGAAGGCCTTGTTTCCATGGGCGTCGATGCGTTGATCTCGATCGGCGGCGACGACACCTTGAAGACCGCCAATAAGATGAAGATGTTCCAAGATCGGTTGCCAGCCGACGCCAAGAAATTCCCCGTGGTTCATCTGCCCAAGACGATCGACAACGATTACATGGGAATCGACTTCACGTTTGGTTATTTCACCGCCGTCGAAACCTTGGCCGAAGAGATCCGCAACCTGAACTACGACGCCTCCGCCGGCCGCGCCTACTTTATCTGCGAAGCGATGGGCCGCAGTGCGGGCTGGTTGGCTTATGGTGCCGCGATCGCGGGCGAAGCGAGCATGGTTCTCAGTGTCGAAGACATCGCTGGCAGTTTGCGTGGCGAGGAAGTCGTCAACGCGGAGACGGGTGAAACGCGTCCGGTGATGGAAATCGACCGCGTGATCGACCGGATGGTCGACATGATGTTGGCACGCGAACGCCAGGGGCGTGAATACGGCGTGATCGTAATTGCCGAAGGACTTGCCGAATTTTTGCCCAGCAAACAGCTCGAAGGCATCGATCGCGACGAACACGGCCACATCGCAATTGCCCAAATCAACCTCGGCGCGATGATCTCAGGCCTGTTGGCACGCCGTTACCAAGAACGGACCGGCAAGTCACGCAAAGTCAACGGCCTTCAATTGGGTTACGAATGCCGTTGCGCTCCGCCGCACGCGTTTGATGTAATGCTCGGATCGCAGTTGGGTGTGGGTGCCTACCGCGCGTTGCACGAAGAAAAGCTCAATGGCGTGATGGTTTCGGTCTCGGGACAATTGGACCTTCATTTCGTACCGTTCGAAAAATTGGTCGATCCCGAAACATTGGTTACCAAGGTCCGATTCATCGAACGCGACAGCGACTTCTACAAACTGGCTCGCTTCCTGGAAACGTGCGTCGAAGACTGA